From one Rhodovulum sp. ES.010 genomic stretch:
- the rapZ gene encoding RNase adapter RapZ, whose translation MPDPDERDPSAPSQRVVLVTGASGAGRSTALNLLEDLGFEAIDNLPMSLIPRLLDGADPRPPLAVGVDTRTREFSARALADLIGQLSADAAIEADVFYLDCRPQVLLRRFSETRRRHPMAPAESPAEGVSRELDLLTPIRDLATILVDTSDLTIHEFRAEMTQRFATGGEAPLAVSLHSFSYKRGMPHGLDMAFDCRFLRNPYWEEALRGHDGREACVKDYIAADRRYGPFLDRVLALAELVLPAHREEGRSHISIGFGCTGGQHRSVAVAEAVAKRLAAMEWQVSIRHRELERRTQTAPAITSGTGG comes from the coding sequence ATGCCCGACCCCGACGAGAGAGACCCTTCCGCGCCGAGCCAGCGCGTCGTCCTGGTCACGGGCGCGTCGGGGGCGGGGCGGTCGACCGCGCTCAACTTGCTGGAGGACCTGGGCTTCGAGGCGATCGACAACCTGCCGATGTCGCTGATCCCGCGGCTGCTCGACGGGGCGGACCCGCGCCCGCCGCTCGCGGTTGGCGTCGATACGCGGACGCGCGAGTTTTCTGCGCGCGCGCTGGCCGATCTCATCGGGCAACTCTCGGCCGACGCCGCGATCGAGGCGGATGTATTCTATCTCGACTGCCGGCCCCAGGTTCTTCTGCGCCGGTTCTCCGAAACGCGCCGCCGCCACCCGATGGCGCCGGCCGAAAGCCCGGCCGAGGGCGTCAGCCGTGAACTCGACCTGCTGACACCGATCCGCGACCTCGCCACCATTCTCGTCGATACCTCGGACCTCACGATCCACGAGTTTCGGGCCGAGATGACGCAACGTTTCGCCACCGGCGGCGAGGCGCCGCTTGCGGTGTCGCTGCATTCGTTCTCGTACAAGCGGGGGATGCCGCACGGGCTCGACATGGCGTTCGACTGCCGGTTCCTGCGCAATCCCTACTGGGAAGAAGCCCTGCGTGGGCATGACGGGCGGGAGGCGTGCGTCAAGGACTATATCGCGGCCGATCGGCGCTACGGCCCGTTCCTGGACCGTGTTCTGGCGCTGGCCGAACTGGTGCTGCCCGCCCATCGCGAGGAGGGGCGCAGCCATATCTCGATCGGGTTCGGCTGCACCGGAGGCCAGCACCGGTCGGTCGCCGTCGCGGAAGCCGTGGCAAAGAGGCTTGCGGCAATGGAATGGCAAGTGTCTATAAGACATAGAGAGTTGGAACGGCGGACGCAGACCGCGCCCGCGATCACATCGGGAACGGGCGGGTGA
- a CDS encoding PTS sugar transporter subunit IIA, whose amino-acid sequence MIGIVIVAHGGLAREYLAAMEHVVGQQAGIRAISIDPEDDRISKQEEICRAADEVDTGGGVVVVTDMFGGSPSNLSIRACVAADRRILYGANLPMLIKLAKSRRMSLGEATASALAAGRKYIDSFDAGSL is encoded by the coding sequence GTGATCGGAATCGTCATCGTCGCGCATGGCGGGCTCGCCAGGGAATACCTGGCCGCAATGGAGCACGTCGTCGGGCAACAGGCCGGCATCCGCGCGATCTCGATCGACCCCGAGGACGACCGGATTTCCAAGCAGGAGGAAATCTGCCGCGCCGCCGACGAGGTGGACACCGGGGGCGGCGTGGTGGTGGTGACCGACATGTTCGGTGGCTCGCCGTCCAATCTTTCGATCCGCGCCTGCGTCGCCGCGGACCGGCGCATCCTGTACGGGGCAAACCTGCCGATGCTGATCAAGCTGGCGAAATCGCGGCGGATGAGCCTCGGCGAGGCCACCGCCTCGGCGCTGGCGGCGGGGCGGAAATACATCGACAGCTTCGACGCGGGCAGCCTCTGA
- a CDS encoding HPr family phosphocarrier protein, with product MGDSVIRTIEIVNEKGLHARASAKFVECVEEYDASAEVSRDGMSAAGDSIMGLLMLAASKGTTIEVRTSGPEAEKLADALERLVAERFGENM from the coding sequence ATGGGGGATAGTGTGATCCGAACCATCGAGATCGTGAACGAGAAGGGTCTGCACGCGCGGGCCTCGGCGAAGTTCGTGGAATGCGTCGAGGAGTACGATGCCTCGGCCGAGGTGAGCCGCGACGGCATGAGCGCGGCGGGTGACTCCATCATGGGGCTTTTGATGTTGGCAGCCTCGAAGGGAACAACTATTGAGGTCAGGACCAGCGGGCCCGAGGCGGAGAAGCTGGCCGACGCGCTGGAACGGCTCGTGGCGGAGCGGTTCGGCGAGAACATGTAG
- a CDS encoding lysophospholipid acyltransferase family protein — protein MVDSTEIRPALLHRSPRLVGQGDGTRLAEQAYDSRRLSYAHTFSNPLQMRTIQTMEYLTGKLHLLRLIRRFEAMGVPEGQPFWKQALDLMGIAVETPEAQIANIPAEGPLVVVANHPHGLVDGMVLAELIGRVRTDYKILTRSLLTGVGEVEQFLIPVPFPHEDDALQQNLEMRRRAMAHLADGGAIALFPSGLVASSQTMFGPVVEAEWSPFTAKMIQRSGARVVPIRFRGANSRWYQFANQISATLRQGLLLYEVRHALNRPQAPVIGPAIGRDEIGCWAGNPRGFMAWLREQTLALG, from the coding sequence ATGGTGGACAGCACCGAGATCAGACCGGCTCTTCTGCATCGCTCTCCCCGGCTGGTCGGCCAGGGCGACGGCACGCGGCTCGCCGAGCAGGCGTACGACTCGCGGCGGCTATCCTACGCGCATACGTTCTCGAACCCGCTTCAGATGCGGACCATCCAGACGATGGAATACCTCACCGGAAAGCTGCACCTGTTGCGGCTGATCCGCCGGTTCGAGGCGATGGGTGTGCCCGAAGGCCAGCCCTTCTGGAAACAGGCGCTGGACCTCATGGGCATCGCCGTCGAGACGCCGGAGGCGCAGATCGCCAACATCCCGGCGGAGGGGCCTCTGGTCGTGGTCGCGAACCACCCCCATGGCCTGGTCGACGGGATGGTGTTGGCCGAACTGATCGGACGGGTGCGCACGGATTACAAGATCTTGACCCGCTCGCTTCTGACCGGCGTAGGCGAGGTCGAGCAGTTTCTCATCCCCGTGCCGTTCCCGCACGAGGACGACGCGCTGCAACAGAACCTCGAGATGCGCCGTCGCGCCATGGCCCACCTGGCCGATGGGGGCGCGATCGCGCTGTTTCCCTCCGGGCTCGTCGCCTCGTCTCAGACGATGTTCGGCCCGGTGGTCGAGGCCGAGTGGAGCCCGTTCACCGCCAAGATGATCCAGCGTTCCGGCGCGCGGGTGGTGCCGATCCGCTTCCGCGGGGCGAATTCGCGCTGGTACCAGTTCGCGAACCAGATCTCGGCCACGCTGCGCCAGGGTCTGCTGCTTTACGAGGTGCGCCATGCCCTGAACCGGCCGCAGGCCCCGGTGATCGGGCCGGCGATCGGGCGCGATGAGATCGGATGCTGGGCCGGGAATCCGCGCGGATTCATGGCCTGGCTGAGGGAGCAGACGCTGGCGCTGGGCTAG
- a CDS encoding 3-hydroxybutyryl-CoA dehydrogenase: MEIRTVGVVGAGQMGNGIAHVFALAGFDVLLTDISDEALSRALASVGKNLDRQVARGKITEPEKTAALERIATTTMLADLGPSDLIIEAATERETVKTAIFEDLQPHLKPETILTSNTSSISITRLASRTDRPEKFMGFHFMNPVPVMQLVELIRGIATEEATYKTLLGVVEKLGKSAATAEDFPAFIVNRILMPMINEAVYTLYEGVGSVKSIDESMRLGANHPMGPLELADFIGLDTCLAIMNVLHDGLADTKYRPCPLLTKYVEAGWLGRKTQRGFYDYRDEVPVPTR, translated from the coding sequence ATGGAAATCAGGACCGTCGGTGTGGTCGGCGCGGGCCAGATGGGCAACGGCATCGCGCATGTCTTCGCGCTCGCCGGCTTCGACGTGCTGCTGACCGACATTTCGGACGAGGCCCTCTCCCGCGCGCTGGCAAGCGTGGGCAAGAACCTCGACCGCCAGGTCGCGCGCGGCAAGATCACGGAGCCCGAAAAGACCGCGGCGCTTGAGCGGATCGCCACGACGACGATGCTGGCCGATCTCGGCCCATCGGACCTCATCATCGAGGCCGCGACAGAGCGCGAGACGGTCAAGACCGCCATCTTCGAGGACCTCCAGCCGCACCTCAAGCCCGAAACGATCCTGACATCCAACACCTCGTCGATCTCGATCACCCGGCTGGCCAGCCGCACGGACCGCCCCGAGAAGTTCATGGGATTCCACTTCATGAACCCCGTGCCCGTGATGCAACTGGTGGAACTGATCCGCGGCATCGCCACCGAAGAGGCGACCTACAAGACGCTGCTCGGCGTGGTCGAGAAACTCGGCAAGAGCGCAGCCACGGCCGAGGATTTCCCCGCCTTCATCGTCAACCGCATCCTAATGCCGATGATCAACGAGGCGGTCTACACGCTCTACGAGGGCGTGGGCTCGGTAAAGTCGATCGACGAGTCGATGCGGCTCGGCGCGAACCACCCGATGGGACCGCTGGAACTGGCCGATTTCATCGGGCTCGACACCTGCCTTGCCATCATGAACGTGCTTCATGACGGGCTGGCGGACACGAAATACCGCCCCTGCCCGCTGCTGACGAAATATGTCGAGGCCGGCTGGCTCGGCCGCAAGACGCAGCGCGGCTTCTACGACTACCGCGACGAGGTCCCGGTCCCGACGAGGTGA
- a CDS encoding DUF6473 family protein has product MSFEKPGSADMSYFPCRYGNSRLLFRGPKRTLEGAYCAVIGGTETYGKFIPTPYSSLLEQAMDMPVVNLGCVNAGIDVFVNDATIMEVAAGAKVAVIQALGAQNMSNRFYAVHPRRNDRFLRASAMLKALYPGVDFTEFHFTRHMLIALKERSESAFEIVVAELQVAWQARMRMLATRLPGEKVLLWFSTRSPDAEQHADGLGQDPLFVTRHMLDTVRPYFNRVVEVSDSARTGDEGTDGMMLSEVDALAAAALPGPAVHRDVADALEAVLRDLIA; this is encoded by the coding sequence ATGAGTTTCGAAAAGCCCGGCAGCGCGGACATGTCCTATTTCCCGTGCCGCTACGGCAATTCCCGACTCCTGTTCCGGGGGCCGAAGCGGACGCTCGAGGGCGCCTATTGTGCCGTGATCGGCGGGACCGAGACCTACGGGAAGTTCATTCCTACCCCCTATTCCAGCCTGCTCGAACAGGCGATGGATATGCCGGTCGTGAACCTGGGTTGTGTCAATGCGGGGATCGACGTCTTCGTCAACGATGCCACGATCATGGAGGTCGCGGCGGGTGCAAAGGTCGCAGTGATCCAGGCGCTGGGTGCCCAGAACATGTCGAACCGGTTCTACGCGGTTCATCCGCGGCGTAACGACCGGTTTCTCCGGGCCTCGGCCATGCTCAAAGCGCTCTACCCCGGCGTCGACTTCACCGAGTTTCATTTCACCCGCCATATGCTGATCGCCCTGAAGGAAAGATCCGAGAGCGCGTTCGAGATCGTGGTGGCCGAACTTCAGGTGGCCTGGCAGGCGCGGATGCGGATGCTGGCCACGCGCCTGCCGGGAGAGAAGGTGCTGCTGTGGTTCTCCACGCGGTCGCCCGACGCCGAGCAGCATGCGGACGGGTTGGGCCAGGATCCGCTTTTCGTCACCCGTCACATGCTGGATACGGTGCGCCCCTATTTCAACCGCGTCGTCGAGGTCTCCGATAGCGCCCGGACCGGCGACGAGGGGACGGACGGCATGATGCTGAGTGAGGTGGACGCCCTGGCGGCCGCGGCGCTTCCGGGGCCGGCGGTGCACCGGGACGTGGCGGATGCGCTGGAAGCCGTGCTGCGCGACCTTATTGCCTGA
- a CDS encoding electron transfer flavoprotein subunit alpha/FixB family protein: MAVLLLAEVTGGELQLDATAKAVTAARDLGEVTALCVGAEAKAAGEAAAKIDGVAKVLVAEDAIYGYRLAEPTADLIVSLAGDYDHIAAPATTDAKNIMPRVAALLDVMVISDIVGVVDGATFERPIYAGNAVQTVKTSDAKKVLTIRTSTFDAAGEGGPAPVEEAATAANPALSEWVEDTAAESDRPELTSAGVIVSGGRGVGSEEDFRMIEQLADKLGAAVGASRAAVDSGYAPNDWQVGQTGKVVAPELYIAVGISGAIQHLAGMKDSKVIVAINKDEEAPIFQVADYGLVADLFDAVPELIEKL; the protein is encoded by the coding sequence ATGGCGGTTCTTCTTCTTGCCGAAGTCACCGGCGGCGAATTGCAGCTCGACGCCACCGCCAAGGCCGTCACCGCCGCGCGCGATCTGGGCGAGGTCACCGCGCTGTGCGTCGGGGCCGAGGCCAAGGCCGCGGGCGAGGCCGCCGCAAAGATCGACGGCGTGGCCAAGGTCCTCGTGGCCGAAGACGCGATCTATGGCTATCGCCTGGCCGAGCCGACCGCCGATCTGATCGTGTCGCTCGCCGGCGACTACGATCACATCGCGGCGCCCGCCACGACGGACGCAAAGAACATCATGCCGCGGGTGGCCGCGCTGCTCGACGTGATGGTGATCTCGGACATCGTGGGCGTCGTGGACGGCGCCACCTTCGAGCGACCGATCTATGCCGGCAACGCGGTGCAGACCGTCAAGACCTCGGACGCGAAGAAGGTGCTGACGATTCGCACCTCGACCTTCGACGCCGCAGGCGAAGGCGGCCCCGCGCCGGTGGAAGAGGCGGCCACGGCCGCCAACCCCGCCCTCTCCGAATGGGTCGAGGACACCGCCGCGGAAAGCGATCGGCCCGAACTGACCTCGGCCGGGGTGATCGTCTCGGGCGGTCGCGGCGTGGGTTCGGAAGAGGATTTCCGGATGATCGAGCAACTCGCCGACAAGCTGGGGGCCGCGGTCGGCGCCTCGCGCGCGGCGGTCGACTCGGGCTATGCGCCGAACGACTGGCAGGTCGGCCAGACCGGCAAGGTGGTGGCGCCCGAACTCTACATCGCGGTGGGCATCTCGGGCGCGATCCAGCACCTTGCGGGGATGAAGGACAGCAAGGTCATCGTCGCCATCAACAAGGACGAAGAGGCGCCGATCTTCCAGGTGGCCGATTACGGTCTTGTGGCGGACCTCTTCGACGCCGTGCCGGAGTTGATCGAGAAGCTCTGA
- a CDS encoding electron transfer flavoprotein subunit beta/FixA family protein yields MKVLVPVKRVIDYNVKVRVKADGTGVDLANVKMSMNPFDEIAVEEAIRLKEAGQAEEVVAVSIGVKQAQETLRTALAMGADRAILVVAAEDIHDDIEPLAVAKILKAVIDEEQPGLVLAGKQAIDNDMNATGQMLAALLGWSQGTFASKLGIDGDNALVTREVDGGLQTIKVKMPAIVTVDLRLNEPRYASLPNIMKAKKKPLDEKTPADYGVNVTPRLEVLKTAEPRERQAGVKVGSVDELLTKLKDEAGVL; encoded by the coding sequence ATGAAGGTACTCGTGCCCGTCAAGCGCGTGATCGACTACAACGTGAAGGTCCGCGTGAAGGCGGACGGCACGGGGGTCGATCTCGCCAACGTCAAGATGTCGATGAACCCCTTCGACGAGATCGCAGTGGAAGAAGCGATCCGCCTGAAGGAGGCCGGCCAGGCCGAGGAGGTCGTCGCGGTCTCGATCGGCGTCAAGCAGGCGCAGGAAACGCTGCGCACGGCGCTCGCCATGGGTGCCGACCGCGCGATCCTGGTTGTCGCCGCCGAGGATATCCACGACGATATCGAGCCGCTGGCGGTCGCTAAGATCCTCAAGGCGGTGATCGACGAGGAACAGCCCGGCCTCGTCCTCGCCGGCAAGCAGGCGATCGACAACGACATGAACGCGACCGGCCAGATGCTGGCGGCGCTTCTGGGCTGGAGCCAGGGCACCTTCGCCTCCAAGCTCGGCATCGACGGAGATAACGCGCTGGTCACCCGCGAGGTCGATGGCGGCCTGCAGACGATCAAGGTCAAGATGCCGGCCATCGTCACCGTGGACCTGCGCCTCAACGAGCCGCGCTACGCCTCGCTGCCCAACATCATGAAGGCCAAGAAGAAGCCGCTCGACGAAAAGACTCCCGCCGATTACGGCGTCAACGTCACGCCGCGACTCGAGGTGCTGAAGACCGCCGAACCGCGCGAGCGGCAGGCCGGCGTCAAGGTCGGCTCGGTCGACGAATTGCTGACGAAACTCAAGGACGAAGCGGGGGTGCTCTGA
- a CDS encoding cob(I)yrinic acid a,c-diamide adenosyltransferase codes for MVVLNKIYTKTGDHGETALGDGSRVAKHGLRVTAYGTVDEANATLGLARLHAEGEMDTRLAAIQNDLFDLGADLCRPDLHKDAEAEYPPLRMVEAQVRRLESEIDAMNADLEPLRSFILPGGSALAAHLHLCRTVSRRAERETVELATTDSVNPWAVKYLNRLSDWFFVAARLANDGGKADVLWVPGANR; via the coding sequence ATGGTCGTTCTGAACAAGATCTACACCAAGACCGGAGACCACGGCGAAACCGCGCTGGGCGACGGCAGCCGGGTGGCCAAGCACGGTCTGCGGGTCACCGCCTATGGCACCGTGGACGAGGCGAACGCGACGCTCGGCCTTGCGCGGCTCCATGCCGAGGGCGAGATGGATACCCGCCTTGCCGCGATCCAGAACGACCTGTTCGACCTGGGCGCCGATCTGTGCCGGCCGGACCTGCACAAGGATGCCGAGGCGGAGTATCCGCCGCTGCGCATGGTCGAGGCGCAGGTCAGGCGGCTGGAATCGGAGATCGACGCGATGAATGCCGATCTCGAACCGCTGCGCAGCTTCATACTGCCCGGCGGCTCGGCGCTGGCCGCGCATCTTCACCTGTGCCGGACGGTAAGCCGCCGGGCCGAGCGCGAAACGGTGGAGCTTGCGACCACGGACTCGGTGAACCCTTGGGCGGTGAAATACCTCAACCGGCTGTCCGACTGGTTCTTCGTCGCGGCCCGCCTCGCCAATGACGGCGGAAAGGCCGACGTGCTGTGGGTGCCGGGCGCGAACCGGTGA
- a CDS encoding SDR family NAD(P)-dependent oxidoreductase produces the protein MAERSVLITGCSSGIGYDAAHALARRGWRVFATCRQEADCARLRAEGLESFPLDYADPGSIGAAVDEALARTGGTLAALFNNGAFGCPGAVEDLPRGALQEIFETNLFGVHDLTVRVIPAMRAQGHGRIVNCSSVLGFVPMKWRGAYVATKYALEGLTDSLRLEMRDTPLHVVLIEPGPTTSRIRVNSIPHFERWVNWKASPRAEQYRTSLLKRLYESRGPDRFELPPAAVSRKLIHALESPRPRARYFVTTPTYIMNVLRRALPTAALDWIIAKG, from the coding sequence ATGGCGGAGAGATCGGTCCTGATCACCGGGTGCTCGTCGGGAATCGGATATGACGCGGCGCACGCGCTGGCCCGCCGTGGCTGGCGGGTCTTCGCGACCTGCCGGCAAGAGGCCGATTGCGCGAGACTGCGTGCCGAGGGGCTGGAGAGCTTCCCGCTCGACTACGCCGATCCGGGCAGTATCGGCGCCGCGGTGGACGAAGCGCTGGCTCGGACCGGCGGCACGCTCGCCGCGCTGTTCAACAACGGCGCCTTCGGCTGCCCCGGTGCGGTGGAGGATTTGCCCCGCGGCGCTCTGCAGGAGATCTTCGAAACCAACCTTTTCGGGGTACATGACCTGACCGTGCGGGTGATCCCGGCGATGCGGGCGCAGGGGCACGGTCGGATCGTCAATTGCTCTTCGGTGCTCGGCTTCGTGCCGATGAAATGGCGCGGCGCCTATGTGGCGACGAAATACGCGCTGGAAGGGCTGACCGACTCGCTGCGGCTGGAGATGCGCGACACGCCGCTGCACGTTGTCCTGATCGAGCCGGGTCCCACCACCTCGCGGATCCGGGTCAACTCGATCCCGCATTTCGAACGCTGGGTCAACTGGAAGGCCAGTCCGCGGGCCGAACAGTATCGCACCAGCCTCCTGAAACGGCTCTACGAGTCGCGCGGCCCCGACAGGTTCGAACTTCCACCCGCGGCGGTAAGCCGAAAGCTGATCCATGCGCTGGAAAGCCCGCGTCCGCGCGCCCGCTACTTTGTCACGACGCCGACCTACATCATGAACGTCCTGCGCCGAGCGCTGCCCACGGCGGCGCTTGACTGGATCATCGCCAAGGGGTGA
- a CDS encoding DNA topoisomerase IV subunit A, with amino-acid sequence MSDATDDPKMDAPLAEPLRRAIGERYLTYALSTIMDRALPDARDGLKPVHRRILYAMRELRLSSSGGYRKSAKISGDVMGNYHPHGDSAIYDAMARLAQEFNVRYPLVDGQGNFGNIDGDNPAASRYTEARLTAAAEALMEGLAENAVDFRPNYDGTLEEPVVLPAAFPNLLANGSSGIAVGMATNIPPHNIDELVRACLHLIETPDCRDDTLLTYIEGPDFPTGGVIVEPKDSMAQTYRTGRGSFRLRARWAKEDFGRGQWQIVVTEIPYQVQKSKLIEKIAELIQAKKVPILADIRDESAEDIRLILEPRSKNVDPDVLMGTLFRNSDLEVRFSLNMNVLIDGRTPKVCSLKEVLRAFLDHRREVLVRRSRYRLEKIDHRLEVLEGLLIAFLNLDRVIDIIRYDDDPKAALMAEDWSRPHVRATSEGDYVSPLPADTEGQLTEVQAEAILNMRLRSLRRLEEMELSSERDKLIAERVALEELLENAPVQWAKIAEELKEVRKTFGRKASGGARRTRFAEATEVEEVPLEAMIEREPVTVVCSRMGWIRAMKGHLEAGANLKFKDGDAGRFLIHAETTDKLLVFGANGRFYTLPVAQLPGGRGMGEPVRLMVDLPNDVEIVSLMIHRPGEKLLVASSAGDGFVVAADEVLAQTRAGKQALNVRGDSVARVCKRVAGDHVACVGENRKVLVFALDELPEMARGKGVRLQKYKDGGLSDATTFTLAEGLIWRDPAGRTRTEADLSEWLGKRAGAGRMAPRGFPRDNRFT; translated from the coding sequence ATGTCCGACGCTACCGATGACCCCAAGATGGACGCGCCATTGGCCGAGCCGCTCCGCCGTGCGATCGGTGAGCGGTATCTGACCTACGCGCTCTCAACGATCATGGACCGGGCCCTGCCCGACGCGCGCGACGGGCTGAAGCCGGTGCACCGGCGGATTCTCTATGCGATGCGGGAACTGCGCCTGTCCTCGTCGGGCGGCTATCGCAAGTCGGCGAAGATCTCGGGCGACGTGATGGGCAACTATCACCCCCATGGCGACTCCGCGATCTATGACGCGATGGCGCGGCTGGCGCAGGAGTTCAACGTCCGCTATCCGCTGGTCGACGGGCAGGGGAACTTCGGCAATATCGACGGCGACAACCCTGCCGCCTCCCGTTACACCGAGGCCCGCCTGACCGCCGCGGCCGAGGCGCTGATGGAGGGGCTGGCCGAGAACGCGGTCGATTTCCGCCCGAACTACGACGGCACGCTGGAAGAGCCCGTCGTGCTGCCCGCGGCCTTTCCGAACCTGCTTGCGAACGGCTCCAGCGGCATTGCGGTCGGGATGGCCACCAACATCCCGCCGCACAATATCGACGAACTGGTGCGGGCCTGTCTCCACCTGATCGAGACGCCCGATTGCCGTGACGACACCCTGCTGACCTACATCGAGGGGCCGGACTTCCCGACCGGCGGCGTGATTGTCGAGCCCAAGGATAGCATGGCCCAGACCTATCGCACCGGGCGCGGGTCGTTCCGCCTGCGCGCCCGGTGGGCCAAAGAGGACTTCGGCCGCGGGCAGTGGCAGATCGTCGTCACAGAGATTCCCTATCAGGTCCAGAAGTCGAAGCTGATCGAGAAGATCGCGGAGTTGATCCAGGCCAAGAAGGTGCCGATCCTAGCCGACATCCGCGACGAAAGCGCCGAGGATATCCGCCTGATCCTGGAGCCGCGATCCAAGAACGTGGACCCCGACGTGTTGATGGGCACGCTGTTCCGCAATTCCGACCTTGAAGTGCGCTTCAGCCTCAACATGAACGTGCTGATCGACGGGCGTACGCCGAAGGTCTGCTCGCTCAAGGAGGTGCTGCGCGCGTTCCTCGATCACCGGCGCGAGGTGCTGGTCCGGCGCAGCCGGTACCGGCTGGAGAAGATCGATCATCGGCTGGAGGTGCTGGAAGGCCTGCTGATCGCCTTCCTCAACCTCGACCGGGTGATCGACATCATCCGCTACGACGACGACCCCAAGGCCGCGCTGATGGCCGAGGATTGGTCGCGCCCGCATGTCCGTGCGACCTCGGAGGGCGATTATGTCTCGCCCTTGCCCGCCGACACCGAAGGGCAGCTGACCGAGGTGCAGGCCGAGGCGATCCTGAACATGCGCCTGCGGTCGCTGCGCCGCCTGGAGGAAATGGAGCTGTCGTCCGAGCGCGACAAGCTGATCGCGGAGCGCGTGGCGCTCGAGGAGTTGCTGGAAAACGCACCTGTCCAGTGGGCGAAGATCGCCGAGGAGCTGAAGGAGGTCCGCAAGACGTTCGGCCGAAAGGCGTCCGGCGGCGCGCGCCGCACCCGCTTCGCCGAGGCGACCGAGGTCGAGGAGGTGCCGCTCGAGGCGATGATCGAGCGCGAGCCGGTGACGGTCGTGTGTTCGCGGATGGGCTGGATTCGCGCGATGAAGGGACACCTGGAGGCCGGCGCCAACCTGAAGTTCAAGGATGGTGACGCGGGCCGTTTCCTGATCCACGCCGAGACCACCGACAAGCTGCTGGTCTTCGGGGCGAACGGGCGGTTCTACACCCTGCCCGTAGCCCAGCTTCCGGGCGGGCGCGGCATGGGCGAACCGGTCCGGCTGATGGTCGACCTGCCGAACGATGTCGAGATCGTCTCGTTGATGATCCACCGCCCCGGCGAGAAGCTGCTGGTCGCCTCCAGCGCGGGTGACGGGTTCGTGGTGGCGGCCGACGAGGTGCTGGCCCAGACTCGCGCCGGCAAGCAGGCGCTCAACGTGCGCGGCGACTCCGTCGCGCGCGTCTGCAAGCGCGTGGCGGGCGATCATGTTGCCTGCGTGGGCGAGAACCGGAAGGTGCTGGTCTTCGCCCTCGATGAGCTGCCCGAGATGGCGCGCGGCAAGGGCGTGCGGCTGCAGAAATACAAGGATGGCGGGCTGTCGGACGCAACCACGTTCACGCTCGCCGAAGGGTTGATCTGGCGCGATCCCGCGGGGCGCACGCGCACCGAGGCCGATCTTTCGGAATGGCTGGGCAAGCGCGCGGGCGCCGGCCGCATGGCCCCGCGCGGCTTCCCGCGCGACAACCGTTTCACCTGA